One Fibrobacter sp. UBA4297 DNA window includes the following coding sequences:
- a CDS encoding ATP-binding protein, which translates to MRRIALKNLLDWKNSSSRKPLILNGARQVGKTWLLREFAKSHYTKEAYIVCRKNELAKQIFSHDFDIKRIIRDLSALSKVDITPGDTLIILDEVQDIPEAIESLKYFYEQAPEYHIAVAGSLLGISLHQGVSFPVGKVDELNIFPMDFREFLDALGEEQMLNLLNEHDFNAITPLHQKFIDLLRQYYYVGGMPEAVKLYVETGALQGVRKIQKSILHGYEQDFSKHAPKDQVEKIKLVWKSAPSQLFKENKKFIYGALRKGARATQYEEAIEWLTDSGLLYKVPRASKPALPINLYEELNVFKLYALDVGLLGAMANTDASQILIKCDLIAEYNGGLAEQFILQQMKARQIDPIYYHSTDDSRLEIDFMIQSEGELLPIEVKSGESVRANSLSKLLQSNPKLHAIRYSMLPYKEQGQLTNVPIYAV; encoded by the coding sequence ATGAGACGTATAGCCCTTAAAAACCTCCTTGACTGGAAAAATAGCAGCAGCCGTAAGCCGCTCATTTTGAACGGAGCCAGACAGGTCGGAAAAACCTGGCTTTTACGCGAATTTGCCAAAAGTCATTACACAAAAGAAGCCTATATCGTCTGCAGGAAAAACGAACTTGCAAAGCAAATTTTTTCACATGATTTCGACATAAAGCGCATCATAAGGGACTTAAGCGCCCTGAGCAAGGTGGACATCACTCCTGGCGACACCTTGATTATCCTAGACGAGGTTCAGGACATTCCCGAAGCAATAGAGTCTCTCAAATATTTCTATGAACAGGCACCGGAGTACCATATTGCCGTGGCGGGTTCGCTGCTGGGAATATCGCTTCACCAGGGCGTATCCTTCCCTGTCGGGAAAGTTGACGAGCTCAACATTTTCCCTATGGATTTTCGGGAGTTCCTTGACGCCCTCGGCGAAGAACAGATGCTGAATTTGCTAAATGAGCACGACTTTAACGCAATCACGCCACTACACCAGAAATTCATTGATTTACTCCGGCAGTATTACTATGTGGGTGGGATGCCCGAAGCGGTCAAACTGTATGTAGAGACCGGTGCATTGCAAGGAGTCCGCAAAATTCAGAAAAGTATCTTGCACGGGTATGAACAAGATTTTTCAAAGCATGCCCCCAAGGATCAAGTCGAAAAAATCAAGCTTGTCTGGAAAAGTGCTCCTTCGCAACTGTTCAAGGAAAACAAAAAATTCATCTATGGAGCGCTCCGCAAGGGGGCGCGCGCAACTCAATACGAAGAAGCGATAGAATGGCTGACGGATTCCGGATTACTGTACAAAGTTCCCCGTGCTTCAAAGCCCGCCTTACCAATTAACTTATATGAAGAACTAAACGTATTCAAGCTATATGCTCTCGATGTCGGGCTTCTTGGTGCAATGGCAAATACCGATGCCTCGCAGATTTTAATAAAGTGCGACTTGATAGCAGAATATAACGGTGGACTTGCGGAACAGTTTATTCTGCAACAAATGAAGGCCCGGCAAATCGACCCGATTTATTACCATTCAACTGACGATTCCAGGTTGGAAATTGATTTTATGATACAATCAGAAGGAGAACTTTTGCCCATCGAGGTCAAGTCGGGAGAATCCGTGCGCGCAAATTCACTATCCAAACTTTTGCAAAGCAATCCCAAGCTCCATGCCATCCGCTACTCGATGCTTCCGTACAAGGAGCAAGGGCAACTGACAAATGTGCCGATCTATGCAGTATAG
- a CDS encoding OmpA family protein, producing MKRVAMGLALALAASSAFAGHANTINKTGFVGVNKTQSAQSLGHSKLVFTALGDYAFGNSMFKNEPEAGYSHVLQNEYTNQKAEVANYNGINAYVGLAIGLLDYFDIGVTLPVYYDKFNGNPTCGEPDCNPAALAGTNVGYVGNLTASLKARAPIPADVPVDFAAFFRYSFKTSKNTKQGLWVREPEYFQKETGLAYPYGSAKSVFTVGAALTFDLSKADIMPLLVHINGGYRMSMDKAYLSFPFASAALEFYVLDFLSFFGEFYMDIQTDEFTWNVGNEGKYNAPEKLDMKQVTGGAVFHLPIGLDIQLGASFYVGNDNMVHYARVMHNEENLNQAAAKAAVTRDGQLKSGIEVTRTRVNPQIALFGGLTWSGFLAPQDRDGDGVADSDDRCPDDYGHRLNGGCPMGNPDSDEDGVCDAWVSEKGMLDEFRNVCEGIDQCPTDKGNNSNGCPSDDPDPDKDGVCDSWVSQKGQLDQFKDICEGIDQCPAEAGTLVNNGCPEDNPDPDGDGLCSPWVTDKNKLDQYAGVCKGYDMCPGEAGAAGNKGCPWDDPDSDGDGICDEWVVQKKLGYYFEKAAEDEALAKEWFISKTCKGLDKCPLEHGVAANDGCPLPDPDLDKDGVCDAWVTERNMFNLFEGVCAGMDRCPNEAGDDGFGCPKKKVEKLEGISFKSGSATINANAKRILKGIAQKLKEDEAYKDLKIVIQGHTDNRGKAKKNLKLSDRRAKAVMKQLTKFGVAKKRIKAVGLGSTCPVDDNSTAEGREMNRRIEMHFVTPENDGTKCESNYVGD from the coding sequence ATGAAACGAGTAGCAATGGGATTGGCTTTGGCCTTGGCGGCATCATCCGCCTTCGCTGGTCATGCCAATACGATTAACAAGACGGGCTTCGTCGGTGTCAACAAGACACAGTCTGCCCAGTCTCTCGGTCATTCCAAGCTTGTGTTTACGGCTTTGGGCGACTATGCTTTTGGCAATAGCATGTTCAAGAATGAACCGGAAGCCGGTTACAGCCATGTTTTGCAGAACGAGTACACGAATCAGAAGGCTGAAGTTGCAAACTATAACGGCATCAACGCCTATGTCGGCCTCGCTATTGGTCTTTTGGACTATTTCGATATCGGTGTGACGTTGCCGGTCTACTACGACAAGTTCAATGGCAATCCGACTTGTGGCGAACCGGACTGCAATCCGGCTGCTCTCGCTGGTACGAATGTTGGTTACGTCGGTAACTTGACCGCTAGCTTGAAGGCTCGCGCTCCGATCCCGGCCGATGTGCCTGTTGACTTCGCTGCTTTCTTCAGATATTCTTTCAAGACCTCTAAGAATACCAAGCAGGGTCTTTGGGTTCGCGAACCGGAATACTTCCAGAAGGAAACTGGCCTTGCTTATCCGTATGGTTCTGCTAAGTCTGTATTTACCGTCGGTGCTGCTTTGACGTTCGACCTCTCTAAGGCCGACATCATGCCTCTCCTCGTTCACATCAACGGTGGTTACCGCATGTCCATGGACAAGGCTTACTTGTCCTTCCCGTTTGCAAGTGCCGCTCTTGAATTCTACGTGCTCGACTTCCTTTCCTTCTTCGGTGAATTCTACATGGATATCCAGACCGATGAATTTACATGGAATGTTGGCAACGAAGGCAAGTACAACGCTCCTGAAAAGCTCGACATGAAGCAGGTCACTGGTGGTGCTGTGTTCCACTTGCCGATTGGCCTTGACATCCAGCTCGGTGCTTCTTTCTACGTTGGCAATGACAACATGGTTCATTACGCTCGCGTGATGCACAATGAAGAAAACTTGAACCAGGCTGCAGCTAAAGCAGCTGTTACCAGAGACGGTCAGCTCAAGTCTGGTATTGAAGTTACCAGGACTCGCGTGAATCCGCAGATCGCTCTGTTTGGTGGCCTTACTTGGTCTGGCTTCCTTGCTCCGCAGGACCGCGATGGTGACGGTGTGGCTGACTCTGATGACCGTTGCCCGGATGACTATGGTCATCGTTTGAACGGCGGCTGCCCGATGGGTAACCCGGATAGCGACGAAGACGGTGTCTGCGACGCTTGGGTTTCTGAAAAGGGTATGCTTGACGAATTCCGTAATGTTTGCGAAGGCATCGACCAGTGCCCGACCGACAAGGGTAACAACTCCAATGGTTGCCCGAGCGATGATCCGGACCCGGATAAGGATGGCGTTTGCGATTCTTGGGTAAGCCAGAAGGGTCAGCTCGACCAGTTTAAGGATATTTGCGAAGGCATCGACCAGTGCCCGGCTGAAGCTGGTACGCTCGTCAACAACGGCTGCCCGGAAGACAATCCGGATCCGGATGGCGACGGTCTCTGCTCTCCGTGGGTCACCGACAAGAACAAGCTTGACCAGTATGCCGGCGTCTGCAAGGGCTACGACATGTGTCCGGGTGAAGCTGGTGCTGCCGGCAATAAGGGCTGCCCGTGGGATGACCCGGACAGCGACGGCGACGGTATCTGCGATGAATGGGTTGTACAGAAGAAGCTCGGCTACTACTTCGAAAAGGCTGCTGAAGACGAAGCTCTCGCTAAGGAATGGTTCATCTCCAAGACCTGTAAGGGTCTTGACAAGTGCCCGCTCGAACACGGTGTTGCCGCTAACGATGGTTGCCCGCTCCCGGATCCGGACCTTGACAAGGATGGCGTCTGCGATGCTTGGGTCACCGAAAGGAACATGTTCAACCTCTTCGAAGGTGTCTGCGCTGGTATGGATCGCTGCCCGAATGAAGCTGGTGACGATGGCTTCGGCTGCCCGAAGAAGAAGGTAGAAAAGCTCGAAGGTATCTCCTTCAAGAGCGGTTCTGCTACCATCAACGCTAACGCTAAGAGAATCCTTAAGGGTATCGCTCAGAAGCTCAAGGAAGACGAAGCCTATAAGGACCTCAAGATTGTGATCCAGGGTCATACCGATAACCGCGGTAAGGCTAAGAAGAACCTCAAGCTCTCTGACCGCCGCGCTAAGGCCGTTATGAAGCAGCTCACGAAGTTCGGCGTTGCCAAGAAACGTATCAAGGCTGTTGGTCTCGGCTCTACCTGCCCGGTTGACGATAACTCCACGGCAGAAGGTCGCGAAATGAACCGTCGTATTGAAATGCACTTCGTCACACCGGAAAATGACGGTACGAAGTGCGAAAGCAACTACGTTGGTGACTAA
- a CDS encoding deoxyguanosinetriphosphate triphosphohydrolase — translation MLQWDTLLSATRYGHPADPDPNRSDFHRDYDRIVFSTAFRRLGRKTQVHPFSVNDHVHSRLTHSLEVSSVGRSLAITVYHLIKKHLPKYVNEYQFGTIVQSACLAHDIGNPPFGHAGEAAIREWFRKNRHSAPMSELNDKEIADFENFDGNAQGHRILSKLEYHFLDGGMRLTYATIGSMIKYPRLAYYGCPTSLFRTEAELYRETAEILGIPEIENGVWARHPLVYLMEAADDICYSILDVEDAIELGILTFGDVRNMFSFLCGPEVDIDREFEENGQNFRDFLSSIRGRAIQNLIDDVAVLFVKHYDRIMDGTLDKHLIDLSRSDTMEGIRIAKRLGVERIYPDRRKTELEVGSYTTLSTVLDAFINGVYDYRQNDRNSYRANRIVRLIGQAKIGQSVTTAEAYHQVLDFVSGMTDNYATYLARQIGGLAMGY, via the coding sequence ATGCTACAATGGGATACGCTTCTTTCTGCAACGCGTTACGGGCACCCGGCTGATCCGGACCCGAACCGTTCTGACTTCCATCGCGATTACGACCGCATCGTTTTTTCAACTGCTTTTCGTCGTTTAGGCCGCAAGACTCAAGTGCACCCGTTCTCGGTGAATGACCATGTGCACAGCCGCCTCACGCACAGCCTCGAAGTTTCGAGTGTGGGCCGTAGCCTTGCAATTACGGTGTATCACCTGATTAAAAAGCATTTGCCGAAGTACGTGAACGAATACCAATTCGGTACGATTGTGCAGTCGGCATGCCTCGCTCACGATATTGGTAACCCGCCGTTTGGTCATGCAGGTGAAGCCGCTATCCGTGAATGGTTCCGCAAGAATCGCCATTCGGCACCGATGTCTGAACTGAACGACAAGGAAATTGCAGACTTCGAAAACTTTGACGGTAACGCTCAAGGCCACCGCATTTTGAGCAAACTCGAATACCACTTCCTTGATGGCGGCATGCGCCTCACGTATGCGACAATCGGTTCGATGATCAAGTACCCGCGACTTGCGTATTACGGTTGCCCGACGAGCTTGTTCCGCACTGAAGCGGAACTTTACCGAGAAACTGCAGAAATTCTTGGAATTCCGGAAATTGAAAATGGCGTTTGGGCGCGCCATCCGTTAGTTTATTTGATGGAAGCGGCAGACGATATTTGCTATTCCATCCTTGACGTTGAAGATGCGATTGAACTTGGCATTTTGACGTTTGGCGATGTGCGCAACATGTTCAGTTTCTTGTGTGGTCCGGAAGTCGATATCGACCGCGAGTTCGAAGAAAACGGTCAGAACTTCAGAGACTTCCTCAGTAGCATTCGTGGGCGTGCTATTCAGAACTTGATTGATGATGTGGCGGTGCTTTTTGTAAAACATTACGACCGCATCATGGATGGGACGCTCGACAAGCATTTGATTGACCTTTCCCGTTCCGATACGATGGAAGGCATCCGCATTGCAAAGCGCTTGGGCGTAGAACGCATTTACCCCGACCGCCGTAAGACGGAACTTGAAGTCGGCAGCTATACGACGCTCAGCACCGTGCTCGATGCGTTTATCAATGGTGTTTACGATTATCGCCAGAACGACCGCAATTCGTACCGTGCAAACCGCATTGTGCGCTTGATTGGGCAAGCCAAGATTGGCCAGAGTGTGACGACCGCCGAAGCTTACCACCAGGTGCTCGACTTTGTGAGCGGCATGACGGACAATTACGCCACTTACCTTGCTCGTCAAATTGGCGGGCTTGCCATGGGCTATTAA
- a CDS encoding amino acid ABC transporter permease, translating into MSDLNSLLPILWGGFCTTLAIFALTLLFSIPLGLLVAVLKMSRYRIVRYPVSFYISVMRGTPLLLQIVAIYFGSYYLSEYTGVEFSFDRFPAVIVAFSINYAAYFAEIFRGGIQSIPKGQYEAAAMLGLTRGQTFYRIILPQVVKRVVPASANEVITLVKDTSLAQVIAVTELFALAKKQQAAYASIYPLFVAGVFYYIANLLLSVLFAYVERKLNYYK; encoded by the coding sequence ATGTCTGATTTGAATTCCTTACTCCCGATTCTCTGGGGCGGCTTCTGCACGACGCTCGCCATTTTTGCGCTGACGCTCCTGTTCTCGATTCCGCTTGGCTTGCTTGTGGCGGTTCTCAAGATGAGCCGTTACCGCATTGTGCGTTACCCGGTATCGTTCTACATCTCGGTCATGCGCGGCACTCCGCTGCTCCTCCAGATTGTGGCGATTTATTTTGGCTCGTACTATTTAAGCGAATACACGGGAGTGGAGTTCTCGTTTGACCGTTTCCCGGCTGTGATTGTTGCGTTCTCGATTAACTATGCGGCATACTTTGCCGAGATTTTCCGTGGTGGCATCCAGTCAATTCCGAAGGGTCAGTATGAGGCTGCGGCAATGCTTGGCCTTACACGCGGTCAGACGTTCTATCGTATTATTCTCCCGCAGGTCGTTAAGCGCGTTGTGCCTGCAAGTGCAAACGAAGTCATTACGCTTGTGAAGGATACATCTTTGGCGCAGGTGATTGCCGTGACGGAACTTTTTGCTCTCGCGAAAAAGCAGCAGGCCGCTTACGCAAGCATCTATCCGCTGTTTGTGGCGGGCGTGTTCTATTACATTGCAAATCTTCTTTTGAGTGTGTTGTTCGCTTACGTTGAACGTAAGTTGAACTATTATAAGTGA
- the radC gene encoding RadC family protein yields the protein MVNTQMALYSTPDFNLMPREKLEYAGVSALSNEELLAIILGSGSHDCSVFELSKRLSEFLSTETSVPTLDRLRRIRGLGKVKASQILACLELSGRFILSDKAIAVSVPEDVLSRVSYMKYESQEHLVVITLNSANFIIRVHELTTGLVNQTPVHPREAFALAIEDRAVSVIFVHNHPSGSLEPSPEDMSITRVLCASGKILQIPVLDHIIIGKSGFTSLCRCFPEIFESSFFK from the coding sequence ATGGTTAATACTCAGATGGCGTTGTATTCAACGCCTGATTTTAATTTGATGCCGCGTGAAAAATTGGAATACGCTGGGGTGAGTGCGCTCAGCAACGAAGAACTGCTGGCGATTATTCTAGGGAGCGGTAGTCACGATTGCAGTGTTTTTGAACTCTCGAAACGGCTTTCGGAATTTTTGTCGACAGAGACTTCGGTTCCGACATTGGACCGTCTCAGGAGGATTCGTGGACTTGGAAAAGTCAAGGCGTCGCAAATACTTGCGTGTCTAGAACTTTCGGGCCGCTTTATTTTGAGCGATAAGGCTATTGCCGTATCTGTCCCGGAAGACGTGCTGTCGCGCGTGTCGTACATGAAGTATGAATCGCAGGAGCACCTCGTTGTCATTACACTGAATTCTGCAAATTTTATCATTCGCGTGCACGAACTTACGACTGGGCTTGTGAATCAGACGCCCGTGCACCCGCGTGAGGCTTTTGCCCTCGCGATAGAAGATCGCGCTGTTTCTGTGATTTTTGTCCACAATCACCCCTCTGGATCGCTGGAACCGAGTCCAGAAGACATGTCCATCACGCGTGTGCTCTGTGCTTCAGGTAAAATTTTGCAAATCCCCGTTTTGGACCATATTATCATTGGTAAAAGTGGTTTTACAAGTTTGTGCCGATGTTTTCCGGAAATCTTTGAAAGCTCATTTTTTAAGTGA
- a CDS encoding amino acid ABC transporter substrate-binding protein, which produces MKKIFAMLAAVACAAILTACNDQKAETKTAADESFNKVKAAGVFVLGLDDSFPPMGFRDKDNNIVGFDIDLATEVCARLGVKLKTQPISWDAKEQELNTGKIDCIWNGMSVDSARAKAMNLSDPYLKNRMIFTVKDKSLANLAALAGKKIAVQNGSTAQKLLEASEAGKAAKEIVPFDDNQTALMDLDKGGVDAVFLDEIVAKYWIVTNAKDYTVLEEGLSDEVYAVGFRKKDQALRDSVNNVLTAMKKDGKFAEISAKWFGK; this is translated from the coding sequence ATGAAAAAGATTTTTGCGATGCTTGCGGCTGTTGCTTGCGCCGCTATACTCACTGCTTGTAACGACCAGAAGGCTGAAACGAAGACTGCTGCCGATGAATCCTTCAACAAGGTCAAGGCGGCAGGTGTGTTCGTGCTTGGCCTCGATGATTCTTTCCCGCCGATGGGCTTCCGCGACAAGGACAACAACATCGTGGGTTTCGATATCGACCTCGCTACTGAAGTTTGTGCGCGCCTGGGCGTGAAGCTCAAGACGCAGCCGATTTCGTGGGACGCGAAGGAACAGGAACTGAACACCGGCAAGATTGACTGCATCTGGAACGGCATGAGCGTTGACTCTGCACGTGCCAAGGCCATGAACCTGAGCGACCCGTATCTCAAGAACCGCATGATTTTCACGGTGAAGGACAAGTCTCTTGCAAACCTTGCTGCTCTTGCAGGCAAGAAGATCGCTGTACAGAACGGCTCTACCGCTCAGAAGCTTTTGGAAGCTTCCGAAGCCGGCAAGGCTGCCAAGGAAATCGTCCCGTTTGACGATAACCAGACTGCTCTCATGGATTTGGACAAGGGCGGTGTCGATGCCGTATTCCTCGACGAAATTGTCGCCAAGTACTGGATTGTGACGAACGCGAAGGACTACACGGTGCTCGAGGAAGGCCTTTCCGACGAAGTCTACGCTGTGGGTTTCCGTAAAAAAGACCAGGCTCTCCGTGACTCTGTGAATAATGTCCTCACTGCAATGAAAAAAGACGGCAAGTTCGCTGAAATCTCTGCGAAGTGGTTCGGCAAATAA
- a CDS encoding thymidylate synthase, with amino-acid sequence MQQYLDLLKDIIDNGVDRSDRTGTGTRSVFGRQTRFDLSKGFPCLTTKKLHLRSIIHELLWFLKGDTNIKYLHDNKVTIWDEWADENGDLGPVYGHQWRSWPTPDGGHIDQIANLINSLKNNPDSRRHLVCAWNVAEVDKMALPPCHCLFQFYVGGVGASGKRKLSCQLYQRSADMFLGVPFNIASYSLLTMMLAQVCGYEAGEFVHTFGDLHLYSNHFDQAREQLSRTPRALPTMKMNPDVKDLFDFKFEDFELVNYDPWPTIKAPIAV; translated from the coding sequence ATGCAGCAATACTTAGATCTTCTCAAAGATATTATCGATAACGGTGTGGACCGTTCGGACCGCACTGGCACCGGCACTCGCTCTGTGTTTGGCCGCCAGACTCGCTTTGATCTTTCCAAGGGCTTCCCGTGCCTCACGACCAAGAAACTCCACTTGCGCAGCATCATTCACGAGCTGCTGTGGTTCTTGAAGGGCGATACGAACATCAAGTACTTGCACGATAACAAGGTTACGATTTGGGATGAATGGGCCGATGAAAATGGCGACCTGGGCCCGGTTTACGGTCACCAGTGGCGCTCCTGGCCGACACCCGATGGTGGACATATCGACCAGATTGCGAATTTGATTAATAGCCTCAAGAACAATCCGGATTCCCGCCGTCATTTGGTTTGCGCCTGGAACGTTGCCGAAGTCGACAAGATGGCTTTGCCGCCGTGCCATTGCCTGTTCCAGTTCTACGTGGGCGGTGTTGGCGCTAGTGGTAAGCGCAAGCTCAGCTGCCAGCTTTACCAGCGCAGTGCCGACATGTTCCTCGGCGTGCCTTTCAACATTGCGTCGTACTCGCTGTTGACGATGATGCTTGCCCAGGTCTGCGGTTACGAAGCGGGCGAGTTTGTCCATACTTTTGGCGACTTGCATTTGTACAGCAATCACTTTGACCAAGCTCGTGAACAGCTTTCGCGTACGCCGCGTGCGCTCCCGACGATGAAGATGAATCCTGATGTCAAGGACTTGTTCGATTTCAAGTTCGAAGATTTTGAACTTGTGAATTACGACCCGTGGCCGACCATCAAGGCTCCGATTGCGGTTTAA
- a CDS encoding metallophosphoesterase has translation MNASIDFIGDIHGHYDELVVLLKKLGYEERGGAFRYPGDARTVVFLGDYIDRGSRVRDTVNLVRAMRDAGSAVALMGNHEFNALSFWHENGTGGRPIKAIRGGYLREHTFNKVAIHVKTVESYRGRKAEFQEMLDFLKTLPFYLETDLFRAQHACFDLKCADVLKAEGIRSFMDGNFDELIARANDKNDEYDDSLYWPISLFLKGPELDLPEGVTFRDAEGVNRKRTRIRWWINPKNKNLQELSFQPGVELPPREVPLEIQTRDFYGENERPVFFGHYWLTGLPELIRDNVCCLDYSVAGYRGDGRLVAYRFDGEQKLDNRKFVSVEAM, from the coding sequence ATGAACGCTTCGATTGACTTCATTGGCGATATTCATGGGCACTACGATGAACTCGTGGTGCTCTTAAAAAAGCTTGGCTATGAAGAACGCGGAGGTGCGTTCCGCTATCCGGGCGATGCTCGGACGGTCGTCTTTTTAGGCGATTACATTGACCGTGGAAGCCGTGTGCGCGATACGGTAAATCTCGTGCGAGCCATGCGCGATGCAGGCTCTGCTGTGGCGCTGATGGGCAATCACGAATTCAATGCGCTTAGTTTTTGGCACGAGAATGGAACGGGTGGGCGGCCTATAAAAGCAATTCGCGGTGGCTATTTGCGTGAACATACTTTTAACAAAGTCGCGATTCACGTGAAGACTGTCGAAAGCTATCGCGGGCGCAAGGCGGAATTCCAGGAAATGCTCGATTTCCTCAAGACGCTCCCATTTTATTTGGAAACGGACTTGTTCCGTGCGCAACATGCCTGCTTTGACTTGAAATGCGCGGATGTTCTTAAAGCCGAAGGTATCCGTTCTTTTATGGATGGCAATTTCGATGAGCTTATTGCACGCGCGAACGACAAGAATGACGAATATGATGATTCGCTGTATTGGCCGATAAGTTTGTTCTTGAAAGGCCCTGAATTGGATTTGCCAGAAGGCGTGACGTTTCGCGATGCCGAAGGTGTAAATCGTAAGCGTACGCGAATCCGCTGGTGGATCAATCCGAAAAACAAAAATTTGCAGGAACTTAGTTTCCAGCCGGGCGTGGAATTGCCTCCGCGCGAAGTTCCGCTCGAAATTCAGACTCGCGATTTCTATGGCGAAAATGAACGCCCGGTTTTCTTTGGGCATTATTGGTTGACGGGGTTGCCTGAACTTATTCGTGATAACGTTTGTTGTTTGGATTACAGCGTTGCAGGTTATCGCGGGGACGGGCGCCTAGTTGCTTACCGTTTTGATGGCGAACAGAAACTCGATAACCGAAAGTTCGTCTCGGTCGAAGCTATGTAG
- a CDS encoding outer membrane beta-barrel protein, translating into MKKFFIASAIAMMCLSANAFAEDDGYGNDIPPARSEGTVDDGYGNKLPSNEPEYKSFEEARASSYGSSSEGSNSNNQRARLGVHLGAGFSFVANYPTDKDFVRQYGDNEWVGASVDLGLILKFPLNPIISFVPEINFGITYLSEEIKGADGYDEYWHEYKVNDAKTLYNVNIPLMLRLQVPYVYLEGGVRLSFNIDTDHENEYTDKDGNPLKYYDYKDDDYKTVKRDAEDEWKVKTFIPSVVTGLGTTFLAGGLMCDLGLRFIWDLRGIEEKDKEIYGYDLQKYSVAKVVENESSIFSLQFVFNVFF; encoded by the coding sequence ATGAAAAAGTTCTTTATTGCATCTGCTATCGCCATGATGTGCCTTAGCGCAAATGCCTTTGCCGAAGATGATGGCTACGGTAACGATATTCCGCCTGCAAGGTCCGAAGGCACTGTTGACGACGGTTACGGCAACAAGCTTCCGTCGAACGAACCTGAATATAAGAGCTTTGAAGAAGCGCGCGCTTCATCCTATGGTAGTTCGAGCGAAGGTTCTAACAGCAATAACCAACGAGCTCGCTTGGGTGTTCATCTTGGTGCCGGTTTTTCGTTTGTGGCAAATTACCCGACTGATAAAGATTTCGTCAGACAGTATGGCGACAATGAATGGGTTGGAGCTTCTGTCGATCTTGGTCTTATCCTCAAGTTCCCTTTAAATCCGATTATTTCGTTTGTCCCTGAAATAAACTTTGGGATTACTTATCTTTCTGAAGAAATTAAGGGCGCTGACGGCTACGACGAATATTGGCATGAATACAAGGTGAATGATGCTAAGACTCTTTACAATGTCAATATTCCGCTTATGTTGCGCTTGCAAGTTCCATACGTGTATCTCGAAGGTGGTGTTCGCCTGAGCTTCAATATCGATACGGACCATGAAAACGAATATACGGACAAGGATGGCAATCCTCTGAAGTACTATGACTATAAGGACGACGATTACAAGACGGTCAAGCGCGATGCCGAAGATGAATGGAAAGTCAAGACGTTTATTCCGTCCGTTGTCACTGGTCTTGGAACCACATTCCTTGCAGGCGGTTTGATGTGCGACTTGGGCCTCCGCTTCATTTGGGACCTTAGGGGAATTGAAGAAAAAGACAAGGAAATCTATGGTTATGATCTTCAGAAATATAGCGTAGCAAAGGTTGTCGAAAACGAATCGAGCATATTCTCCCTTCAGTTTGTTTTCAATGTATTCTTTTAA
- a CDS encoding amino acid ABC transporter ATP-binding protein, which translates to MDSQVQSVIINDAPLDSSPILEVKHLKKSFGDLHVLKDISFDLNAGEVLSIIGPSGSGKSTLLRCLTQLETFEAGEVRVDGKDMVVPGSCIGGKIKYAPAKTLRDIRLSTGLVFQNFNLFPHLTVLQNLTLAPVRVLGIPREEARATGRRLLKQMGLEGKEKSYPCELSGGQQQRVSIARALALKPRILFFDEPTSALDPELTGEVLKIIKKLAEDRMTMVIVTHEMAFARDVANKVMFMDQGVVVEQGTPDFVFNLSQNKRLSAFLERFSRN; encoded by the coding sequence ATGGATTCTCAAGTTCAGTCTGTTATTATCAATGACGCTCCTCTAGATTCTTCTCCGATTCTCGAAGTCAAACATTTGAAGAAGTCCTTTGGCGATTTGCATGTGCTCAAGGACATCTCGTTTGACCTCAATGCGGGCGAGGTACTTTCGATTATCGGACCTTCCGGTTCAGGCAAGAGTACGCTTCTCCGTTGCCTCACGCAGCTTGAAACGTTCGAGGCGGGCGAGGTGCGTGTCGATGGCAAGGACATGGTTGTTCCCGGTTCTTGCATTGGTGGTAAAATCAAGTACGCTCCAGCAAAGACGCTCCGCGATATCCGCCTTTCTACAGGGCTTGTGTTCCAGAACTTCAACTTGTTCCCGCATTTGACCGTGCTCCAGAACTTGACGCTTGCTCCGGTTCGTGTGCTCGGCATTCCGCGTGAAGAAGCCCGCGCCACGGGACGTCGTTTGCTCAAGCAAATGGGGCTTGAAGGTAAGGAAAAATCTTACCCGTGCGAACTCTCGGGCGGTCAGCAACAGCGAGTGTCTATTGCCCGTGCGCTTGCGTTAAAGCCAAGGATTCTCTTCTTTGACGAACCGACCAGCGCCTTGGATCCAGAACTCACGGGCGAAGTCCTCAAAATCATCAAGAAGCTTGCTGAAGACCGCATGACGATGGTCATCGTGACGCATGAAATGGCGTTTGCTCGTGATGTGGCGAACAAGGTTATGTTCATGGACCAGGGCGTTGTCGTGGAACAGGGAACTCCGGACTTTGTATTCAACCTGTCTCAGAACAAACGCTTGAGTGCTTTCCTCGAAAGATTTTCCCGAAACTAG